AAGGTATCGTCCAGGCGGGCTTCCAATTCAAGCAGGGCTTGCGATTCGATGCGCAGCGTGCGCCGGGCCGAGGCCAGCGCCGCGTCCGGAGTGATGGCGGGAAGGGCATTCATGGCGCGATTTTAATCGCAGCGCGGGATTTGCCGCCGTCCGATGGTGATCCCGTGGTCATCTCGTCGTGATCTTTCAGTCACGGCATGGCCGGTTGCCGCCCCCCCGGGGCCTATGGCATGCTGGCGGGCTCTTCCCGCACGGGCCGCGGCCCGGATTTTCGAACAGGCTTACCCATGTCCACCACGTCCACGATCGCCGCTCCCCGCTTCGGCACGCCGCTCACACCCGCCGCCACCCGCGTCATGCTGCTGGGGGCCGGGGAACTGGGCAAGGAAGTCGTCATCGCGCTGCAGCGGCTGGGCGTGGAAGTGATCGCGGTGGACCGTTACGCCGATGCGCCCGGGCAGCAGGTCGCCCATCGCGCCCACGTGGTGTCCATGACGGATGCCGACGCGCTGCGCGCCATCATCGAGCGGGAGCGGCCGCACGTGGTCGTCCCCGAAATCGAGGCCATCGCCACGGATCTGCTGGTGGACCTGGAAGCGGCCGGCACCGTGCGCGTCACGCCGACGGCGCGGGCCGCGCGCCTGACTATGAATCGGGAAGGCATCCGCCGACTGGCCGCCGAAACGCTGGGCCTGCAGACTTCGCCCTATCGGTTCGTCGATACCGAAGCCGAGTTGCGCGAGGCCATCGATGGCGGCATCGGTTATCCCTGCGTCATCAAGCCGGTGATGTCCTCGTCCGGCAAGGGCCAGTCCGTCATCAAGGGGCCGGATGACGTGGCCGCCGCCTGGCGCTACGCCCAGGAAGGCGGCCGCACCGGCGCCGGCCGCGCCATCGTGGAAGGCTTCATCCGCTTCGATTACGAGATCACGCTGCTGACGGTGCGCGCCCGCGCCGCCTCCGGCGAGATCGAAACCCGTTTCTGCGCGCCCATCGGGCACAAGCAGGTGGACGGCGATTATGTCGAAAGCTGGCAGCCGCATCCCATGTCCGCCACCGCCTTGCAGCGCGCCCGCGATATCGCCCTGGCCGTCACCGGCAACCTGGGCGGCCTGGGCCTGTTCGGCGTGGAATTGTTCGTGGCCGGCGACCAGGTATGGTTTTCCGAAGTCAGCCCGCGTCCCCACGACACGGGCATGGTGACCATGATCACCCAGGTGCAGAACGAGTTCGAACTGCACGCCCGGGCCCTCCTGGGGCTGCCGGTGGACGTCACCCTGCGCCAGCCCGGGGCCAGCGCGGTGATCTACGGCGGCGTGGACGCTGGCGCCGTCACCTTCGATGGTGTCGCGCAGGCGCTGGCCGAGCCCGGCACCGATATCCGCCTGTTCGGCAAGCCGGAGTCCTTCGTCAAGCGGCGGATGGGCGTTGGGCTGGCGACCGCCG
This genomic interval from Bordetella genomosp. 8 contains the following:
- the purT gene encoding formate-dependent phosphoribosylglycinamide formyltransferase gives rise to the protein MSTTSTIAAPRFGTPLTPAATRVMLLGAGELGKEVVIALQRLGVEVIAVDRYADAPGQQVAHRAHVVSMTDADALRAIIERERPHVVVPEIEAIATDLLVDLEAAGTVRVTPTARAARLTMNREGIRRLAAETLGLQTSPYRFVDTEAELREAIDGGIGYPCVIKPVMSSSGKGQSVIKGPDDVAAAWRYAQEGGRTGAGRAIVEGFIRFDYEITLLTVRARAASGEIETRFCAPIGHKQVDGDYVESWQPHPMSATALQRARDIALAVTGNLGGLGLFGVELFVAGDQVWFSEVSPRPHDTGMVTMITQVQNEFELHARALLGLPVDVTLRQPGASAVIYGGVDAGAVTFDGVAQALAEPGTDIRLFGKPESFVKRRMGVGLATADTVEAAREKALRVAGAVTVKAAAGA